A single Roseomonas gilardii DNA region contains:
- a CDS encoding SGNH/GDSL hydrolase family protein: MARLSGLAAYRAQQRARAVGAGLVGKLPLGARVAFLGDSIFAYSLATSADAANPFIAARMQGEMIQALALDPRINIDAWQDTSRATGVQGSNQGVVGNTTAQALARVPDVVALKPAACIVCIGTNNTVFDAAALADVAEIVRLLQVASIRVILCTIRPWNTARPSSGDTQARRDSFGSFNAGIRALAAARGCILCDLAAALGAPGDFVYAPSGNFYDDLHLNSYGATRGARAMVEAIAKTVQPGNVFTRDFWSGGNLLPNPNFTGSAANGETGLSGVVPSGVRAFRPVGGHVSTAVTSLVANTETGGQSLKVTVTPSGTNEYEVFRLNRSPGAISVPDLGSKWVMMWAEVELDDWPFWNGPLIGLNIQSTGGTTDLLKNYIAGFQSRGFTAQDVNYPLAGRRFISTMREITRADATAVVPKIDIGFCPSGATGTGTLTVHRWWAGVVDDPRPLWNVAVA, encoded by the coding sequence ATGGCCAGATTGAGTGGTCTCGCCGCCTACCGTGCCCAGCAGCGTGCCCGTGCCGTCGGCGCGGGGCTGGTGGGGAAACTCCCCCTCGGCGCCCGCGTCGCGTTCCTGGGCGACAGCATCTTCGCCTACTCCCTGGCCACTTCCGCCGACGCAGCCAATCCGTTCATCGCGGCCCGGATGCAGGGCGAGATGATCCAGGCATTGGCGCTGGACCCGCGGATCAATATCGACGCCTGGCAGGATACGTCCCGCGCGACGGGCGTCCAGGGCAGCAACCAGGGCGTGGTCGGCAATACCACGGCGCAGGCTCTGGCTCGGGTGCCGGATGTCGTAGCGCTCAAGCCTGCCGCCTGCATCGTGTGCATCGGCACCAACAACACGGTGTTCGATGCCGCCGCGCTGGCGGACGTTGCGGAGATCGTGCGGCTTCTTCAGGTGGCCAGCATCCGCGTCATCCTCTGCACGATCCGCCCTTGGAACACCGCGCGCCCAAGCTCCGGCGATACCCAGGCGAGACGGGACAGCTTCGGCAGCTTCAACGCTGGCATCCGTGCCCTCGCCGCGGCAAGGGGCTGCATCCTGTGCGACCTCGCCGCTGCCCTGGGGGCACCGGGAGATTTCGTTTACGCGCCCAGCGGCAACTTCTACGACGATCTGCACCTGAACAGCTATGGCGCCACGCGAGGTGCCCGCGCGATGGTTGAGGCTATCGCGAAGACGGTGCAGCCGGGGAATGTCTTTACCCGCGACTTCTGGAGCGGCGGCAACCTTCTTCCGAACCCGAACTTCACAGGTTCGGCCGCGAACGGCGAAACGGGACTGAGCGGCGTCGTGCCATCCGGTGTCCGCGCCTTCAGGCCGGTTGGTGGGCATGTCAGCACCGCAGTGACTAGCCTCGTGGCGAACACCGAGACGGGCGGGCAGAGCCTAAAGGTCACCGTCACCCCAAGCGGCACGAACGAGTACGAGGTTTTCCGGCTCAACCGCAGCCCGGGGGCGATCTCCGTCCCGGACCTGGGATCGAAGTGGGTGATGATGTGGGCTGAGGTGGAACTGGACGACTGGCCTTTCTGGAACGGCCCGCTGATCGGGCTGAACATCCAGAGCACGGGCGGCACGACCGACCTCCTGAAGAACTACATTGCCGGCTTCCAATCGCGTGGCTTCACTGCGCAGGATGTGAACTATCCGCTCGCGGGACGGCGCTTCATCAGCACCATGCGGGAGATCACGCGGGCGGATGCCACCGCGGTCGTGCCCAAGATCGACATCGGCTTCTGCCCCTCTGGGGCGACCGGCACAGGCACGCTCACCGTTCACCGCTGGTGGGCGGGTGTGGTGGATGACCCCCGCCCGCTGTGGAACGTGGCGGTCGCCTGA
- a CDS encoding glycoside hydrolase family 19 protein, whose translation MSETTARTRVTAKLLRAVGAPAAAATLYAPILDAACLVPGDPVASITSRTGVAMLVAQLAHESGGFTQMTENLNYRVEALLDNRRFTAAQARALGRNDATGQKADQPAIAEIMYGGRMGNGPPGSGDGWRFRGGGPLQLTGRSNYVAWGKTLDLTAEQTADLVRTPEGGIAAALWFWRANGCLGPAYRGDVSSVTRIVNGGYNGLADRLARYQAAIAAV comes from the coding sequence ATGAGCGAGACGACCGCGCGCACCCGCGTGACGGCGAAGCTGCTGCGCGCCGTGGGCGCGCCGGCCGCCGCTGCGACCCTCTATGCCCCGATCCTGGATGCCGCATGTCTGGTGCCGGGCGATCCGGTGGCCAGCATCACCAGCCGGACCGGCGTGGCCATGCTGGTGGCCCAGCTCGCGCACGAGAGCGGCGGGTTCACCCAGATGACCGAGAACCTGAATTACCGGGTCGAGGCGTTGCTGGACAACCGACGCTTCACGGCGGCCCAGGCTCGCGCGCTGGGGCGGAACGACGCCACCGGCCAGAAGGCCGACCAGCCGGCCATCGCCGAGATCATGTACGGCGGCCGGATGGGCAACGGGCCTCCCGGCTCTGGTGACGGCTGGCGGTTCCGCGGCGGCGGGCCACTCCAACTCACTGGCCGATCCAACTACGTCGCCTGGGGCAAGACCCTGGACCTGACCGCCGAGCAGACGGCTGATCTGGTCCGCACGCCGGAAGGAGGGATCGCCGCGGCGCTCTGGTTCTGGCGCGCGAACGGCTGCCTCGGTCCGGCCTATCGAGGCGACGTGTCCAGCGTCACGCGGATCGTCAACGGCGGATACAATGGACTGGCGGACCGGCTGGCGCGGTATCAGGCGGCGATTGCGGCGGTCTGA
- the allE gene encoding (S)-ureidoglycine aminohydrolase, with amino-acid sequence MNPPARPGILPPGIYGSNRTMVTPHYAVMPPEGILESRMPGIAGCRIRVQTSPAMGAGFTQALLEMEEGGGTSGVRDDGLQQFLYVLDGTVKVAVGEETWRLSAGGFAYVPAGTPFTFNAQAGSARAIWLRKTYEPAPGIAPRSAFSGRREEVPRLYKHTEGRAWQTLLGEADMAMDMEVNILSFAPGTYFPFVETHVMEHGLYMLEGQGLYLLGREWHECWAGDFVWMGPYVPQQFYATGWGESAYLLYKNVNRDCIQILR; translated from the coding sequence ATGAACCCGCCCGCGCGCCCTGGCATCCTGCCGCCGGGCATTTACGGCAGCAACCGCACCATGGTGACACCGCATTATGCGGTGATGCCGCCCGAAGGCATCCTGGAAAGCCGCATGCCCGGGATCGCCGGGTGCAGGATTCGTGTCCAGACCAGTCCGGCCATGGGCGCGGGCTTCACCCAGGCCCTGCTGGAGATGGAGGAAGGCGGCGGCACGAGCGGCGTCCGTGACGACGGGTTGCAGCAGTTCCTCTATGTGCTCGATGGCACCGTGAAGGTGGCGGTGGGCGAAGAGACCTGGCGGCTCTCGGCCGGTGGCTTTGCCTATGTTCCCGCCGGCACGCCTTTCACCTTCAATGCGCAGGCAGGATCGGCGCGCGCCATCTGGCTGCGGAAGACCTATGAACCCGCGCCCGGCATCGCTCCCCGATCCGCCTTCAGCGGGCGGCGTGAGGAAGTGCCGCGCCTGTACAAGCACACCGAGGGGCGTGCCTGGCAGACCCTACTGGGCGAGGCGGACATGGCGATGGACATGGAGGTGAACATCCTCTCCTTCGCGCCCGGCACGTATTTCCCCTTCGTCGAAACCCATGTGATGGAGCACGGCCTCTACATGCTGGAAGGGCAGGGTCTCTATCTGCTCGGACGCGAATGGCACGAGTGCTGGGCAGGCGACTTCGTCTGGATGGGCCCCTATGTGCCGCAGCAATTCTATGCGACCGGCTGGGGGGAAAGCGCCTATCTGCTCTATAAAAACGTGAACAGAGATTGCATTCAAATACTTAGGTGA
- a CDS encoding LysR substrate-binding domain-containing protein, which yields MRRQLPPLNAIRAFEAAARLGGFAAAGVELGVTPGAVSQQVQLLEARLSRQLFDRGPRSLRLTQDGRALLPVLTEALDGMEAGILRALVPRPRVEVSVFAQTSFALGWMLPRLPRFQREQPEVELRLSTGIDAPDLRGGPDAVVLHGRGPWPDLATHLLFPDRLVPVCSPGWLAAHGAPEPRRLAGETLLVSDTAPEDWEEWFAHAGLRGLAPERPLRFGSSLLPPQAALHGLGVALADQSLVAAELDAGRLINPAPALPPLVRGTGWHLAHLPARRREAPLVALRDWLLREARVPAFGMAQCG from the coding sequence ATGCGCCGCCAGCTCCCTCCCCTCAACGCCATCCGCGCCTTCGAGGCCGCCGCCCGCCTCGGCGGCTTCGCCGCGGCGGGCGTGGAACTCGGCGTGACGCCCGGCGCCGTCAGCCAGCAGGTCCAGTTGCTGGAGGCCCGGCTGTCCCGGCAGCTCTTCGATCGCGGACCACGCTCCCTGCGCCTGACACAGGATGGAAGGGCCCTGCTGCCGGTGCTGACCGAGGCGCTGGACGGAATGGAGGCGGGCATCCTGCGCGCCCTGGTTCCCCGTCCGCGCGTGGAGGTCTCGGTCTTCGCCCAGACCTCCTTCGCGCTCGGCTGGATGTTGCCGCGGCTGCCGAGGTTCCAGCGCGAGCAGCCCGAGGTGGAACTGCGCCTTTCCACCGGCATCGATGCGCCGGACCTGCGCGGCGGGCCGGATGCGGTGGTGCTGCATGGCCGTGGCCCCTGGCCGGACCTCGCCACGCACCTCCTGTTCCCCGACCGGCTGGTGCCGGTCTGCTCGCCCGGCTGGCTCGCCGCCCATGGCGCGCCGGAGCCACGCCGCCTGGCCGGTGAGACGCTGCTCGTCTCCGACACGGCGCCGGAGGACTGGGAGGAGTGGTTCGCCCATGCCGGCCTGCGCGGCCTCGCGCCGGAGCGGCCGCTCCGCTTCGGCTCCTCGCTGTTGCCGCCCCAGGCAGCGCTGCACGGTCTGGGCGTGGCACTCGCCGACCAGTCGCTGGTCGCGGCGGAACTCGATGCCGGGCGGCTGATCAATCCTGCTCCGGCCCTGCCACCCCTGGTGCGCGGCACCGGCTGGCACCTGGCCCACCTGCCAGCCCGCCGGCGGGAGGCACCGCTGGTTGCCCTGCGCGACTGGCTGTTGCGGGAGGCGCGTGTGCCAGCCTTCGGGATGGCCCAGTGCGGCTGA
- a CDS encoding sigma-54-dependent transcriptional regulator: MASSILIVDDEARLAEVLAVGLEGRGFETAFVCSADAALGHVATQRVDLVLTDLRMPGLSGQELLRRLRAGHPGLPVVVMTAYASVRDAVELVKEGAFDYVAKPFDLDDVVTTIQRALHVQQVESENQRLRQELEGRHDFSNLVGHSPIFQEALQQVAEVCESRATVLLQGPSGTGKELFARAVHYNSDRRKRGFVAVNCAAIPETLLESELFGHVKGAFTGAIANRDGRFTMAHQGTLFLDEIGDMPLAIQAKLLRAIQEQCFEPVGSTRTVKVDVRIVAATHRDLRRAVEAGQFREDLFYRLNVFPITVPPLNQRTGDVPLLAQRFLQQHAASMGKRISGFSPAALAAMESYDWPGNVRELQNCVERAVIVARTGIIDLPDLPRYLFDARMPSGASTRLPGDLDAELSRLEREMMLEALRQSGGVQARAAERLGISERSFWHRMKKLEIRIDRHLRDDRTEAEG, from the coding sequence ATGGCTTCCTCCATCCTGATCGTTGACGACGAGGCAAGGCTGGCGGAGGTGCTGGCCGTCGGGCTCGAAGGGCGGGGCTTCGAGACCGCTTTCGTCTGCTCCGCCGACGCGGCCCTCGGGCATGTGGCCACGCAGCGCGTGGATCTCGTGCTGACGGACCTGCGGATGCCCGGGCTTTCGGGGCAGGAGCTGCTGCGGCGCCTGCGGGCCGGGCATCCCGGCCTGCCGGTCGTGGTGATGACGGCCTATGCCAGCGTGCGCGACGCGGTGGAGCTGGTGAAGGAGGGCGCCTTCGATTACGTCGCCAAGCCCTTCGACCTCGACGATGTGGTGACCACCATCCAGCGCGCCCTGCATGTGCAGCAGGTGGAGAGCGAGAACCAGCGCCTGCGGCAGGAGCTGGAGGGGCGTCACGACTTCTCCAACCTGGTCGGCCACAGCCCGATCTTCCAGGAGGCGCTGCAGCAGGTCGCGGAGGTCTGCGAGAGCCGTGCCACGGTGCTGCTGCAGGGGCCGAGCGGAACGGGCAAGGAGCTCTTCGCCCGCGCCGTCCACTACAACAGCGACCGGCGCAAGCGCGGCTTCGTCGCGGTGAACTGCGCCGCGATTCCCGAAACGCTGCTGGAAAGCGAGCTGTTCGGCCATGTGAAGGGCGCCTTCACCGGCGCCATCGCCAACCGCGACGGACGCTTCACCATGGCGCATCAGGGCACGCTGTTCCTGGACGAGATCGGCGACATGCCGCTCGCCATCCAGGCGAAGCTGCTGCGCGCGATCCAGGAGCAGTGCTTCGAGCCGGTCGGCAGCACGCGGACCGTCAAGGTGGATGTGCGCATCGTCGCCGCGACGCATCGCGACCTGCGGCGCGCGGTGGAGGCCGGCCAGTTCCGCGAGGATCTGTTCTACCGCCTGAACGTCTTCCCGATCACCGTGCCGCCCCTGAACCAGAGGACCGGCGACGTACCGCTGCTCGCACAGCGTTTCCTGCAGCAGCACGCTGCCTCGATGGGCAAGCGCATCTCCGGCTTCAGCCCGGCGGCGCTGGCGGCCATGGAGAGCTATGACTGGCCGGGCAATGTGCGGGAGCTACAGAACTGCGTGGAGCGGGCGGTGATCGTGGCGCGGACGGGGATCATCGACCTCCCGGACCTGCCGCGCTATCTCTTCGATGCCCGGATGCCGTCCGGTGCCTCGACGCGGCTGCCGGGGGATCTGGATGCCGAGCTGTCGCGGCTGGAGCGCGAGATGATGCTGGAGGCGCTGCGGCAATCGGGGGGCGTGCAGGCGCGCGCGGCCGAGCGCCTGGGCATCAGCGAGCGCAGCTTCTGGCACCGCATGAAGAAGCTGGAGATCCGGATCGACCGCCACCTCCGGGACGACAGGACGGAGGCAGAGGGCTAG